The Klebsiella aerogenes KCTC 2190 region CGGCAGATACCATTCGGTTAACTCCACTTCCGCATCACGAGAAAAATAGTCGCCGTAACGGGTGGCGTACTCGGCAAACAGGCCGCTAATAATCGGCTGTAGCTCCGGCGCGTCCGGAGAAATATCACGGAATGCTTCGCTCATAGCGCCTCCTGTTAATCGCCCAGCCCGGCGGGGTTAATTTCCGATTGTGGAATGCTCTCCACGCCTTCGCCCCAGCGATTGAGCACTTTGGCATAATCGCCGCTGGCGATAGCGCCATTCAGCGCCGCCTGGACGGCATTGACCAGCCCGCTGCCTTTTTTCAACGTCACCGCGATATGCGCCGCCTTCGGCCAGCCGCCGTCCACGCTCCCCACCAGCTTAGTTTTGCCGGTTAGCGCCGCTTTCCAGGCGCCAATGACGTTAGGGCCAAAGTAAGCATCGGCGCGGCCAGTTTGCAGAGCCAGCGTCTGCGCGGCGTCATCCTTGGTGTAGACCGGTATAAACGGTTTAAGCCCGCGCTTAACGTTTTCCGCATTCCATGCGAGTAAGATTGCCTCCTGATTGGTGCCGGAGCCGACGATAATCTTCAGCCCGGCAATATCTTCCGCTTTGTCGATCTTGTTCAGTGGGCTGGTGCTTTTAACGTAAAAACCCAGCGAATCTTTACGATAAGTGGCGAAATCGAACTTCTCTTTGCGCTCTTTGGTGACGGTAATATTGCTGATCGCGGCATCATATTTGCCGGAGGCGACGCCAAGCGGCCAGTCTTCCCACGAGGTCGGAACAACGTTGACTTCGAGGCCGAGGCTGTCAGCCACCAGACGCGCAATATCCGCCTCGCTACCGAGCAACGTTTTGTTATCATCAGAAAACACCGTCAGCGGCGGCGAGTTTAGCGCCGCAACCGCGACGGTAAATTTCCCCGGCACCGCCAGGTGCAGATCTTTCGGCAACAGCGCAATAGCCTGCGGATTTTTTGCCGTATGAATCGGGGTTTTATTGGCTTCCAGGCTAACTCCGGTGCCATTGATATTGACGTCCTGCGCCCACGACGGGGCGCTAATTGCCAACGCGAAGGCCAGCAATAGTGTTGATTTCTGCATAGCGCGGTTCTCTTTTATTATTTTTCGAATTGGTTAATAGGCAGATCCAGCCCCAGGCTTTCCCGCAGCGTGGTGCCTGGATAGTCGCGGCGGAACAATCCGCTCGCCTGCAGCAATGGCACCACTTCATCAACGAAACGCGGGAAGGTTTCCGGCGTGCCGCCCTGAATAATGAAGCCATCGGCGGCGCGTTGTTCGAACCACAGCTGTAAGCCGTCGGCGACGTCGCTGGCCGTGCCGGAGAAGCGCGGGCGTGGGCTGGCGGCCTCCAGCGCCACCTGGCGCAGGGTTAATCCCCGTTCACGGGCATTGCGTTTAATCTCATCGGTGGTGCTGCGGAAGCTGTTTTGCCCAAGGTCGCCAATATCCGGGAAGGGTTCATCCAGCGGATATTGCGCAAAATCATGATGCTCGAAGTAACGACCCAGGTAATTCAACGCGTCGTCGATAGAGACCAGCGCCGCCGTGGTCTGGTATTGACGCTCCGCATCCTCCGCGTCGTCACCGACGATTACGCTGACGCCCTGGAAAATATGCAGTTGATCCGCACTGCGCTGATAGGCAGCCAGTTGGCTTTTGACATCCTGATAAAACGCCTGCGCCTCGGTTAACGATTCCTGGTGGGTAAAAATGGCATCGGCGTGGCGAGCGGCTAATTTTTTGCCGTCATCGGAGGCGCCGGCCTGGAAAATAATGGGCCGTCCCTGCGGCGTGCGGGCAATATTCAAAGGACCAGCGACTTTAAAGAAATCGCCATGATGATTAAGCGTATGCAGTTTATTTTTATCAAAAAACTGGCCGCTCTCTTTATTACGCACAAAAGCGCCGTCTTCCCAGGAATCCCATAATCCTTTAACCACCTGAAGATATTCGTCGGCGATACGATAGCGCAGCGCATGATCGGGATGCTGGGCGCGGGAGAAGTTTTTCGCCGAGCCTTCCAGCGGCGATGTCACCACGTTCCAGCCGGCGCGCCCGTGGCTTAAATGATCAAGACTGGCGAACTGTCGCGCGGTCGTGAACGGTTCGCTATAGGAGGTGGAGAGCGTGCCGACCAGCCCCAGACGATCGGTTACCGCCGCCAACGTTGATAATACCGTTAACGGTTCAAAACGGTTTAAAAAATGCGGGATGGATTTTTCGTTAATATATAACCCGTCGGCGACAAAAATAAAATCGAGTTTCCCCTGCTCGGCTTTTTGCGCCGTTTCTTTCACAAATTCAAAATTAATACTGGCATCCGCCAGCGCCGCCGGATGACGCCAGGCGGACATATTTCCAGAGGCGCCATGTAAAATCGTCCCCAGACGTAATTGCCGTTTTTCAGACATAGTGACCCCTTACCCTGTCAAAAATTAAATATGGTGTAATGCCTGTTCCGCCAGATCCGCGAAATAGCGCGCGGCTGGGGCAATGACGTTTTCATCCGGATTAAAGGCCGGATGATGCAGACCGAAATCGCTGGCGCTACCTATGCTGACGAAAGCGCCCGGAATATGCTGCAGATAGACGGCAAAGTCTTCACCGCCCAGATGTAAATCGGCGTGATGCGTGCGGTAGCCAAAGCGGTCGGCCGCCGCGCTGGCGAACGCCGCCCATTGCTCATCGTTGACCAGCGCCGTTGGCCCGGCGTACCAGAAGACATCGATTTGCGCGCCGAAGGCGCTGGCGAAGCCGGCGGCGATTTCGCTGACTCTCGCCTTAACCCGCTGCTGCACCTCGCTACTGTGGGTGCGCAGCGTTCCCTCGAGCTCTACGCTTTCCGGCAAGACGTTCCAGGTATTTCCCCCCTGGATCCGCGTCACGCTGAGCACCACCGAATCCAGGGTATTCACTTCGCGGCTGGCGACGCTCTGTAGCAGCGTCACCAGTTGGCTCGCTAGCAGGATGGCATCTTTGCCTTCATGCGGCCGGGCGGCATGCGCCCCCTTGCCGGTTACTTTGAATACGAAGCGATCGACGTTGGCATAAAACGGGCCGCCGCGGGTGGCAAACTCGCCAACGGGTAAATTGGGCTCATTGTGCATGCCGAAGATTGCCGATACGCCGTCAAGCGCCCCGGCGCGGATCAACGTTTTTGCGCCGCCGAAACTCTCTTCCGCTGGCTGGAACAGGATCCGCACCCGCCCCGGCAGTTGCGCTTCTCGTTCCTTTAACAGCAACGCCGCGCCAAGCATCACGCTGGTATGTATATCGTGACCGCAGGCATGCATGACGCCGGGATTTTGCGAGCGGTACGGCAGTCCGGTGGCCTCTTCTATCGGTAACGCGTCAATATCGGCGCGCAGGGCGATGATTTTATCGCCGCTGCCCACTTCCGTCACCGCGCCGGTGGTTAACTCGTAAGGCAGTAACGGCAGGCCGCCGCTTTGCAACCAGTCGCGGATACGCGCGGTGGTTGCCACTTCCTGTAATGAGAGTTCCGGGTTCTGATGCAGTTCGCGCCGCCAGCTAATCAACTGTTGTTCGAAATTCATGGCGTTACCTCCGCGCCAAGATGCGCCTGCGCCAGCAATCCCAACGACGCCAGCCGCGCACGCCCTTCGGCAATAGGGGTATCAATAATAAACTCATCAATGCCCCACTGCGCCTGAAGGGCATCGAGTTGTGCTTTAACCTCTTCTGCGGTACCGAACAACAGCGAGGACTCGCGGCGCTCAATGCGCGTCGGCGGGCTACCGGCCTGACGGGCAAAAGCTGCCGCCTGAGATTCACTGCCCACCGTCACCCGCTGACCGTTTGCCAGCTCGACGCCCCAGACCTCTACCTGCTTCGCCAGATCGGCCGCGCTGGCGGCGTCTTGCGCAACGATAACCTGTACGGCCACGATCACCTCGCGACGGCTCAATTCGCGCCAGTTCGTCAGCACCTCCTGCAACAAGTTTTTATCGCCATTGAGATGCGCGGCAAAAACAAAGTTCCAGCCCAGACTGGCCGCCAGACGGGCGCTGTCGACGCTGGCGCCGAGCAGGAAACCGTCCGCACGGCGCGGTGGAATGGGGGTCGCACGCAGGCTCTCCTCGCCCTGGCTTTCGGTCAACGTTAGCCAGTTATCAAGCTGGGTAAGCTGCTCGGCAAAACTGCCCTTTTCGTGCTGATGAATGCCCTGCTGTAATGCGCGAGTGGCAAGCGGCAAACCGCCTGGCGCTTTGCCAACGCCGAGATCGACACGCCCTGGGGCAAGGCTTGCCAGCAGATTAAAATTCTCGGCGACTTTGTAGGGGCTATAGTGCTGCAGCATCACGCCGCCGGAACCGACGCGGATCTGCCGGGTTTGCCCGAGGATCCAGGCAATCAATAGCTCCGGCGACGGGCTCGCCAGCTGTTCCGCGTTGTGATGCTCGGCAATCCAGAAACGATGATATCCCCAGCGTTCTGCCTGTTGCGCAAGCGTTAACGTACGCGCCAGCGCCTGAGCGGCCGTTTCACCGGGAGCAAGGGGGCTTTTATCCAGGATACTGATTCGATAAGACATTTCGCAGGCTCGTTTTAATTAACATGCCTGCATTATTAGAATCTGCAGCGCGTACTGAGAAACAATTTATTCACATGTACTCTGCCGGAAATTAGATATGCACCCTGCCAGCCATTGCCTGCTGATGGACAATTTCAGCAATAAAGCGCTCTGTTTGTCGCTGATTACGTAAACGGACGAAACGGATATGACCATACTGCGCAGAATGCATATCCGCTAAATAGCGCTGGCGATTAGAGCGCCACGTTTTCATGGTCCACAAAATTATCGAATCACGATTGCAGAAGGTGCGACGAAAGGTTTCGCGATTACCGGTACCCGGCCATAGCTCCTGCTGGTGCCAGGCGCGACTCAGCGCACGGCGAATGGCCTGATATAGTGTGCGAACAAAGCTATAATCTACCCATACCACCAGATCAATATCACGCCATTTGACTGCGCGACTGCGATTATAGTTGCCATCAAGAACCCAGCCAGCAGAGGCCGTTGCCTGCGCGATGCTGGCGAAAAACTCTTCATCCGGCGCCCCCTCCCACTCTGGCCGCCAGTAGAGCCTATCCAGTTCGATATAGGGCAAAGAAAGCGCTGCCGCCAGGCGTTGCGCAAGTGTCGACTTCCCTACGCCGCTAGTGCCTACCACATTGATTTTCATGATGATTTCAAGCCCCTTTTTCTCCCGATAGTCAGCATATACTCTCTTCAGCTGCGTAGCTCCTTGTGGCGAAAGCCGTCAACCGCGTTTAGACTCAATTTCCTGCCATGAATTCGCTAAATTAAATACGGTAACAGCATGTTAAAGGATAACTTCAACGATCTCCTGTCGTTTATGGTAGTCGCCCGCGAACGCAGTTTCACCCGCGCCGCTGCCCAACTTGGGGTATCGCAATCTGCGCTGAGCCATGCGATGCGCAACCTCGAAGCCCGGCTTGATGTTCGTCTGCTGACCCGTACCACCCGCAGCGTCGCCCCCACCGAAGCGGGTGAAAAATTGTTCCAGAATTTACGTCCGCATCTCACGGAAATTGAACGCGAGCTCGGCGCCTTGAGGGATAGCCGCGCCCTTCCGGCGGGTAATATTCGCCTTAACGCCGGTGAACACGCCGTCAGCGCGGTGTTGTGGCCG contains the following coding sequences:
- a CDS encoding adenylate kinase codes for the protein MKINVVGTSGVGKSTLAQRLAAALSLPYIELDRLYWRPEWEGAPDEEFFASIAQATASAGWVLDGNYNRSRAVKWRDIDLVVWVDYSFVRTLYQAIRRALSRAWHQQELWPGTGNRETFRRTFCNRDSIILWTMKTWRSNRQRYLADMHSAQYGHIRFVRLRNQRQTERFIAEIVHQQAMAGRVHI
- a CDS encoding amidohydrolase, with the protein product MNFEQQLISWRRELHQNPELSLQEVATTARIRDWLQSGGLPLLPYELTTGAVTEVGSGDKIIALRADIDALPIEEATGLPYRSQNPGVMHACGHDIHTSVMLGAALLLKEREAQLPGRVRILFQPAEESFGGAKTLIRAGALDGVSAIFGMHNEPNLPVGEFATRGGPFYANVDRFVFKVTGKGAHAARPHEGKDAILLASQLVTLLQSVASREVNTLDSVVLSVTRIQGGNTWNVLPESVELEGTLRTHSSEVQQRVKARVSEIAAGFASAFGAQIDVFWYAGPTALVNDEQWAAFASAAADRFGYRTHHADLHLGGEDFAVYLQHIPGAFVSIGSASDFGLHHPAFNPDENVIAPAARYFADLAEQALHHI
- a CDS encoding MsnO8 family LLM class oxidoreductase — translated: MSYRISILDKSPLAPGETAAQALARTLTLAQQAERWGYHRFWIAEHHNAEQLASPSPELLIAWILGQTRQIRVGSGGVMLQHYSPYKVAENFNLLASLAPGRVDLGVGKAPGGLPLATRALQQGIHQHEKGSFAEQLTQLDNWLTLTESQGEESLRATPIPPRRADGFLLGASVDSARLAASLGWNFVFAAHLNGDKNLLQEVLTNWRELSRREVIVAVQVIVAQDAASAADLAKQVEVWGVELANGQRVTVGSESQAAAFARQAGSPPTRIERRESSLLFGTAEEVKAQLDALQAQWGIDEFIIDTPIAEGRARLASLGLLAQAHLGAEVTP